Below is a genomic region from candidate division KSB1 bacterium.
TTAGGCTATGCCGTCAATGAACTATTAGGCAAATCAGTATTCATTATGATTTATAAAAAAGATAGGCCTGTGGTTAAACAACAAATTAATGATTTAAAAATTAATCCCAAATCGATCCTTAGTTGGCAACTGCGGAAGGTCCGTAAAGATGGCAGCATCCTCTGGGTAAAAGAAACCGCCCGTTTGGTTCAAGATGATCAGAATCGACCGATGATTTTAATTGTTTGCGAAGACATTACCGAGAAAATCAATTATCAAATCGAACAACAAAAATTGATTAAACAGTTGAATGAGCGAGAAAAATTAGCTGTACTTGGACAGTTTACAGCTGCGATTGCTCATGAAATCAATAACCCGCTCGATATCATCATGACTCAAATCGATCGATTAAAAGAAAAATATAATTCTATAGATGACTTTTCAATCCAAGCGCAAAAAATCGAATCCCAAGTAATGCGGATCAATCGCCTTATTAGAAATATTTTATCTTATGCGACGCCAAAATTAATAACCTTTCTCCCCGTTAACATTAATCAATTGATACTTCGAACCATCGAAATGTTGCAGGCTTATTTCAAAGAAGGAATTACTATTGAAACCAAACTATGTTCGGATTTACCGATGGTCTATGCTGATGGTGTGGGATTAGAAATCGTGCTTAAGAACATAATTATTAACGCAATTGAATCCATTTCACAAGTAGGCAAAGTAAAAATAGCTAGCAGACTCGCTGGAGACCAAGTCATAATATCAGTCAAAGATACTGGAATTGGAATCGACAAGGAAAATATGCAAAATTTGTTTAAGCATTTTCACTCGAACAAAAAAGAGCGTGGTGGTACTGGATTGGGCTTGGTGATTAGCCAGGAAATTATAAAAAAACACCAGGGACATATCTCTGTTAAAAGCCGAGTTGGCTATGGGACCACCTTCTCAATTACATTACCTCTAAGCAACAAATGATCATAGCTCCTGGAGGATCGGACAATGAGCTTGATATTATTGGTAGATGATGAGCTTGAGATTCTTACTACTCGCTCAGAAATAATACAAAATTTAGGATATGATTGTATAACAGCTAAAAGTGGTAACGAAGCAATCACACAAATCCGAGAGAATCACATTGATGTAATATTAACCGACCTTATCATGGAACAAGGGGATGGTTTTGCACTTCTAAATGCTGCCAAAGAAATTGACCCCGATATACCAGTTATTTTGTTTACCGCATATGGAACCATCGAATCAGCGGTTGAAGCCATGAAATTAGGGGCATTTGACTATATTCAAAAGCCCATAAATAAGGACATGTTAGCATTAGTATTAAAAAAAGCCATTGAATTTCGTCAGCTCAAGCAAGAAAACCTTGTTCTAAAACACCAAGTTAATAAACAATTTCAGCTAGATGGAATGATTTATAAAAGCCAATGTATGCTGGAAATATCCCGAAAGGTAATGAAAGCTGCAGCTTGTGATGCAAGTGTATTGATTTGGGGCGAATCTGGGACGGGAAAAGAAATGATTGCTCGAAATATCCATGCAAAAAGCAATCGAAAAGACAATCCTTTTGTTCCGATCGATTGCGTTGCTTTACCACCCACATTGATGGAGAGCGAACTTTTTGGTTTTGAAAAAGGATCCTTTACAGACGCCTCGCGAACCAAAAGAGGATTGTTTGAGATTGCCAATGGCGGCACCGTATTCTTTGATGAAATTACCGAACTAGATTATGGACTGCAAGCAAAATTGTTGCGTGTACTTCAGGAGCAAGAATTCCGTCATGTTGGCGGGACTGAATTGATAAAAACTAATATCCGCATCATATCTGCGACCAATCAAAATCCCGATAAAGCAGTAAAAGAAAAAAAATTAAGACATGATCTATATTATCGTCTAAATGTGAT
It encodes:
- a CDS encoding sigma-54 dependent transcriptional regulator, with protein sequence MSLILLVDDELEILTTRSEIIQNLGYDCITAKSGNEAITQIRENHIDVILTDLIMEQGDGFALLNAAKEIDPDIPVILFTAYGTIESAVEAMKLGAFDYIQKPINKDMLALVLKKAIEFRQLKQENLVLKHQVNKQFQLDGMIYKSQCMLEISRKVMKAAACDASVLIWGESGTGKEMIARNIHAKSNRKDNPFVPIDCVALPPTLMESELFGFEKGSFTDASRTKRGLFEIANGGTVFFDEITELDYGLQAKLLRVLQEQEFRHVGGTELIKTNIRIISATNQNPDKAVKEKKLRHDLYYRLNVIQIPVPPLRDRKEDIPLLVHHFIDEFNPRLLNEIKGITNDAIRQLTNYHWPGNVRELRNVIEQVMSMAEHETIGVNDLPDYIKLSDSSQIDDQILSMSFQEAKERCLSNFYKKYLGYLLKKYNGNISKVAKECGLSRWTIYRMIQDAQL